A stretch of the Flavobacterium aquiphilum genome encodes the following:
- a CDS encoding HNH endonuclease produces MAKKNLWTREELILAFNLYLKIEFGKTHKGNPKVIALANILGRTPSSIGMRLGNFASIDPYHQERGVGGLKGGMNQVKPIWDEFFHNQEELVFLSEEILAQKENTSIEKKYRDILLDLKGLKGETVVREVKTRVNQSVFRQMVLTNYSSKCAITGIDIPELLLASHIVPWSKNENERLNPENGICLSALYDKAFDKGLIGINKNHHVLLSTSIKSKKETLFYKNYFAPIENQKIIEAVKYLPRKEFLEYHLDTIFDK; encoded by the coding sequence ATGGCTAAAAAAAATCTTTGGACTCGTGAAGAATTAATACTTGCTTTTAATTTGTATTTAAAAATTGAATTTGGGAAAACACATAAGGGTAATCCAAAAGTTATTGCTTTGGCAAATATTTTAGGAAGAACACCAAGTTCGATTGGAATGCGATTAGGAAATTTTGCGAGTATAGATCCATATCATCAAGAAAGAGGAGTTGGGGGGTTAAAAGGAGGTATGAATCAAGTAAAACCAATTTGGGATGAGTTCTTTCATAATCAAGAAGAATTAGTTTTTCTAAGTGAAGAAATCCTTGCCCAAAAAGAGAATACTTCAATAGAAAAGAAATACCGAGATATTCTTTTAGATTTAAAAGGATTAAAAGGAGAAACTGTTGTTCGAGAAGTAAAAACCAGAGTAAATCAATCTGTTTTCAGACAAATGGTTTTAACCAATTACAGTTCCAAATGCGCCATTACAGGAATTGATATTCCTGAATTATTATTAGCAAGTCATATTGTTCCTTGGTCAAAAAATGAAAATGAAAGATTAAATCCCGAGAACGGCATTTGTCTTTCTGCCCTTTATGACAAAGCATTCGATAAAGGATTAATTGGCATTAATAAAAATCATCATGTTTTGCTTTCAACTTCAATAAAAAGCAAAAAAGAAACATTATTCTATAAAAACTATTTTGCTCCAATCGAAAATCAAAAGATTATTGAGGCCGTAAAATATTTACCTAGAAAAGAATTCCTGGAATATCATTTAGACACTATCTTTGATAAGTAA
- a CDS encoding very short patch repair endonuclease — protein MEKFSKEQRSKIMRAIRSTNTKDEVRLAKALWSLGYRYRKNNKTVFGKPDLTFKQLKIAIFVDSEFFHGKDWEDRKKPQTNTEFWQKKIERNIQRDVEVTNYLESQNWKVIRFWSHEIEKKLEDCIDIIQQEIALRKKQN, from the coding sequence ATGGAAAAGTTTTCCAAAGAACAGAGAAGTAAAATTATGCGAGCCATTCGCAGCACAAATACCAAAGATGAGGTGCGATTGGCCAAAGCCTTATGGAGTTTAGGATACCGATACCGAAAAAACAATAAGACTGTTTTCGGCAAGCCAGACCTTACTTTCAAACAACTTAAAATTGCCATTTTTGTGGATTCAGAATTCTTTCATGGAAAAGACTGGGAAGACAGAAAAAAACCGCAGACCAATACCGAGTTTTGGCAAAAGAAAATAGAGCGAAACATTCAAAGGGATGTTGAGGTTACTAATTACCTTGAATCCCAAAACTGGAAAGTAATCCGTTTTTGGAGTCACGAAATAGAAAAAAAGCTGGAAGATTGTATTGATATTATTCAACAGGAAATCGCTTTGCGGAAAAAACAAAACTAA
- a CDS encoding HPF/RaiA family ribosome-associated protein, whose product MKVQINTDKNVEGSDRLEAYFSGEIERVLARFDDKVTRIEVHFGDENSAKSGVNDKRCLIEARPANMQPIAVTEHADSLEKAFSGALDKIKKTLTTTFDKQKVH is encoded by the coding sequence ATGAAAGTACAAATCAACACAGACAAAAATGTAGAAGGAAGCGATAGATTGGAAGCTTATTTTTCTGGGGAAATAGAAAGAGTGCTAGCTCGTTTTGATGACAAAGTGACGCGTATCGAAGTGCATTTTGGGGATGAAAATAGTGCCAAATCAGGTGTAAACGACAAACGTTGTCTTATCGAAGCAAGACCTGCCAATATGCAACCCATAGCTGTTACAGAACATGCTGATTCGCTCGAAAAGGCATTTAGCGGAGCTTTGGATAAAATCAAAAAAACACTCACTACTACATTCGATAAGCAGAAAGTGCATTAA
- a CDS encoding L,D-transpeptidase family protein, whose amino-acid sequence MRKYIVFLILFILGSSLSMFSCKKKDDTSLKLPPTINTLTEVKSLPSFDSTLVNTFFKHYPELQKYQQETTELYQKRKYQYIWFDNKGILEVSQILYGKLNNMEDEGIKTDIPYKEKLETLFQKTTEDQNATVNDELLLTSLYFFYTHKVLKGIDSQKSSELGWYLPRKKKSYVNYLDSIIANPSLINKNEKEVLGQYYNLKEMLKKYRKIQKNNSWDSIVLDSSQISLKLGDSSQTIAQIRQRLFILEDIATDSKSSIYDDVLKAGITKYQNRNGLRENPIIDKRIIASLNVPIEDRIKTITVNMERCRWIDVDVAKAKELIVINIPSYRLKYFKDGKPVLVSNVVVGKDMNKTVIFSADMRYIVFSPYWNVPKSIITKEINPGIAKNPNYLSQHNMEWNNGVLRQKPGPKNSLGLIKFLFPNNNSIYLHDTPSKNLFNEEKRAFSHGCIRVEKPVELANEILKDDKNWTPEKIDSAMHSGKESWYTLKNKIPVYIGYFTAWVDNEGVIHFYDDVYQRDDRLATMLFEE is encoded by the coding sequence ATGAGAAAATATATTGTATTTCTTATCCTCTTTATTTTGGGTTCCTCTCTTTCTATGTTCTCCTGTAAAAAAAAAGATGATACCAGTCTAAAATTACCACCTACCATCAATACCCTTACCGAAGTAAAAAGCCTTCCTTCATTTGACAGTACTTTGGTCAACACTTTTTTTAAACATTATCCTGAACTACAAAAATACCAACAAGAAACCACCGAATTATATCAAAAACGGAAGTATCAATACATTTGGTTTGACAATAAAGGCATACTTGAAGTAAGCCAAATCCTTTATGGCAAATTAAATAATATGGAAGATGAAGGAATTAAGACCGACATTCCGTACAAAGAAAAGCTGGAAACCCTTTTCCAGAAGACAACCGAAGATCAAAATGCTACTGTCAATGATGAATTGTTACTTACCTCTCTTTATTTTTTTTACACCCATAAAGTTTTAAAAGGAATAGACAGCCAAAAATCATCTGAATTGGGTTGGTATTTGCCTCGAAAAAAGAAATCCTATGTCAATTATTTAGATTCTATTATCGCCAATCCTTCGTTAATCAATAAAAATGAAAAAGAAGTATTGGGTCAGTATTACAATCTGAAAGAAATGCTTAAAAAATACAGAAAAATACAAAAAAACAATTCCTGGGATTCCATAGTACTGGACTCCAGCCAAATCTCCCTGAAGCTTGGCGATTCCTCGCAGACCATTGCACAAATCAGACAGCGATTGTTTATTTTGGAGGACATTGCAACCGACTCCAAAAGCTCAATATACGACGATGTTCTTAAAGCCGGAATCACAAAATACCAAAACCGCAACGGACTACGCGAAAACCCGATTATTGACAAAAGAATAATAGCTTCTTTGAATGTGCCTATTGAAGATCGTATCAAAACCATTACCGTCAATATGGAACGTTGCCGTTGGATTGATGTTGATGTTGCCAAAGCCAAAGAATTAATCGTGATTAATATTCCCTCCTATCGATTAAAGTATTTTAAGGATGGGAAACCAGTTTTAGTTTCCAATGTAGTCGTTGGAAAAGACATGAACAAGACAGTTATTTTCAGTGCCGATATGCGTTATATTGTTTTTAGTCCGTATTGGAATGTGCCTAAAAGCATCATCACAAAAGAAATCAATCCAGGAATAGCCAAAAATCCAAACTACCTGTCCCAACACAACATGGAATGGAATAATGGTGTCCTTAGACAAAAACCAGGTCCAAAAAACTCATTGGGTTTAATAAAGTTTTTGTTTCCCAATAACAATTCCATTTACCTGCATGACACCCCCTCTAAAAATTTATTCAATGAAGAAAAAAGGGCTTTCAGTCACGGTTGCATACGAGTGGAGAAACCGGTTGAATTAGCCAACGAAATTTTAAAAGATGATAAAAACTGGACTCCCGAAAAGATTGATTCTGCCATGCATAGTGGCAAAGAATCCTGGTACACACTAAAAAATAAAATCCCGGTTTACATTGGTTATTTTACCGCTTGGGTCGATAACGAAGGGGTTATCCATTTTTATGACGATGTGTATCAAAGAGATGATCGATTAGCAACGATGTTGTTTGAGGAATAA
- a CDS encoding porin family protein, protein MKSLKFLLVGTFIVLLSNSASAQAWGIRAGVNISDVNVKGFNTDAKTGLYVGAYKEIGLVKSMLFIQPEVQYSQEGFDTNIDHVKVDYLTVPILAKLYVVKLLSFETGPQFGFKVADNASDYLNYDANSFVPSWAFGTSLNLPLGLSINARYITGLNDTFDGVSGKNQVFQVGAAFQF, encoded by the coding sequence ATGAAATCATTAAAATTTTTATTAGTAGGTACTTTCATAGTATTATTGTCTAATTCAGCTTCAGCACAAGCTTGGGGAATAAGAGCAGGGGTTAACATTTCTGATGTTAATGTAAAAGGTTTTAACACAGATGCAAAAACCGGACTTTATGTTGGTGCTTACAAAGAAATTGGATTGGTGAAAAGCATGCTTTTTATCCAACCTGAGGTACAATATTCACAAGAGGGATTTGACACTAATATTGATCATGTAAAAGTTGATTACCTTACTGTACCTATTTTGGCTAAACTATATGTTGTTAAATTATTAAGTTTTGAAACAGGACCACAATTTGGATTTAAAGTTGCAGACAACGCGTCGGATTATTTAAATTATGATGCAAACAGCTTTGTTCCTTCATGGGCTTTTGGAACATCTCTAAATTTACCTTTAGGATTGTCTATAAATGCACGATACATTACAGGCTTGAATGATACTTTTGATGGTGTTTCAGGAAAAAATCAAGTTTTTCAAGTTGGAGCCGCTTTCCAATTTTAA
- a CDS encoding AsmA family protein gives MKEFMLKAKDFFKTSRAKKILKRISFFIIGFLALILVLFIGLRIYFNQNKETILTSINQKINENISGHASIGDLGYKFLIGFPNFTVVLNKVELQDSLYAIHKRSVLKAEEIEVRLNVLSLLHKKVDIEKVVLIDTKIDLFKDKNGVSNSNIFKPKPKTNKPKSKTETEIGEVDFKNVVFISQNLQRNKLFHFEVNSLKCKMNYNDDGWGTDLHLDVFAKSMAFNTKKGSFIKDKRVKGKLAVQFSKSKNKIDVLTEGLGIGDDDFDIKASFGLDKDHPMMDINIKTHILWLNAAHLLDPHIFKILNHFNITKPLDAQCSIKGDMNAEGDPEIIVDAQIKDNVLVSSEGETKDCSFEARYTNNFKNGLGYNDINSAIIVKNFTGTYKEIPITIPSAAISNLEKPVATGDFHSKFDVEKLGNIFGDDFIKFNGGTAKVDFKFNVDIVALRISKPRFTGKVNIEKANMLLKSKNLAFQTNVLLDFTDEALFIRNIKYQRDRNIVFVDGKIDNFLNLYYDDPAKMVAVLNINSPFLDMKKFMGVLAHGQTKKEVPKEAKKPVSQADTKKRIALVEKCQVVINLNLDKMVYSNLTATNAKINLLANNRRFYIKQGAIETCGGKITFNSHLIPQGNLFEVQTNVNVASVDIPQFLTSFKNFGVKSFQPQNIKGKLSVKTDLSVKMTQDGDLVDDSAKGNFQYDISNGSLINFKPIMKVGKYAFPNRNVSHIVFNDLSGKASINGSLVNVDYFKVSSNVLNFDVEGVYSFKKGTQLGLVIPLRNPEDDYKIKDLKEREVKRYKGVVVRLLVVDGKNGEMKIKLGSIPKEKKAKV, from the coding sequence ATGAAAGAGTTTATGTTAAAAGCAAAAGATTTTTTTAAAACAAGTAGAGCTAAAAAGATTTTAAAAAGAATAAGTTTTTTTATTATCGGTTTTTTAGCGCTAATACTTGTTCTCTTCATTGGATTGCGGATTTATTTCAACCAAAATAAGGAGACTATACTGACCAGCATTAATCAAAAAATCAATGAGAATATTTCAGGACACGCGAGTATTGGTGATCTTGGATATAAATTTTTGATTGGTTTCCCAAATTTTACTGTTGTTTTGAACAAAGTAGAGCTTCAAGATAGTTTGTATGCCATACACAAAAGAAGCGTACTGAAAGCTGAAGAAATCGAAGTGCGATTGAATGTTCTGAGTTTGTTGCACAAAAAAGTTGATATCGAGAAAGTAGTATTGATAGACACTAAAATTGATTTGTTTAAAGATAAAAACGGCGTTTCCAATTCGAATATTTTCAAACCTAAGCCAAAAACAAATAAACCCAAAAGTAAAACTGAAACCGAGATTGGTGAGGTTGATTTTAAGAATGTGGTTTTCATATCCCAAAATTTACAAAGAAATAAATTGTTTCATTTTGAAGTGAATTCTTTAAAATGTAAAATGAATTATAATGATGATGGTTGGGGAACAGACTTACATCTTGATGTTTTTGCAAAAAGTATGGCTTTCAATACCAAAAAAGGGAGTTTTATAAAAGACAAAAGGGTAAAAGGAAAATTAGCAGTTCAATTCTCTAAATCCAAAAATAAAATTGATGTGCTTACCGAAGGACTCGGAATTGGCGATGATGATTTTGATATCAAAGCCAGTTTTGGTCTGGATAAGGACCATCCAATGATGGACATCAATATAAAAACCCATATTCTGTGGTTGAATGCGGCACATTTGTTGGATCCTCATATTTTTAAAATCCTGAATCACTTTAACATCACAAAACCTTTGGATGCTCAATGTAGTATTAAAGGAGATATGAATGCTGAAGGTGATCCCGAAATTATTGTGGATGCCCAAATTAAGGATAACGTATTGGTTTCGTCCGAAGGGGAAACCAAAGATTGTAGTTTTGAAGCGCGATATACCAATAATTTCAAAAATGGTTTGGGTTACAATGATATCAATTCGGCTATTATTGTCAAAAACTTTACAGGAACTTATAAAGAGATACCAATAACTATTCCGTCTGCTGCTATTAGTAATTTAGAAAAACCGGTTGCGACAGGAGATTTTCATTCCAAATTTGATGTAGAAAAGCTTGGGAATATTTTTGGTGATGATTTTATAAAATTTAACGGAGGAACAGCCAAAGTTGATTTTAAATTCAATGTCGATATTGTGGCATTGCGAATTTCAAAACCTCGTTTTACAGGAAAAGTGAATATCGAAAAGGCCAATATGCTTCTTAAATCTAAGAATCTTGCTTTTCAAACCAATGTTCTTCTTGATTTTACTGATGAGGCTTTATTTATCCGAAATATAAAGTATCAAAGAGACAGAAACATTGTTTTTGTAGATGGAAAAATCGACAATTTCCTTAATCTCTATTATGACGATCCTGCAAAAATGGTAGCTGTTTTGAATATCAACAGTCCTTTTTTGGATATGAAAAAATTCATGGGGGTTTTAGCTCATGGTCAAACCAAGAAAGAAGTACCAAAAGAAGCAAAAAAACCGGTTAGCCAAGCTGATACCAAGAAAAGGATTGCACTTGTTGAAAAATGCCAAGTGGTTATTAATTTGAATCTGGACAAAATGGTGTATTCTAATTTGACCGCGACCAATGCAAAAATTAATCTTTTGGCTAATAACCGACGTTTTTACATTAAGCAAGGGGCAATTGAAACTTGTGGCGGTAAAATTACTTTCAATTCCCATCTGATTCCACAAGGTAATCTTTTTGAAGTCCAAACAAATGTAAATGTTGCTTCGGTTGATATCCCTCAGTTTTTAACGTCGTTCAAAAATTTTGGGGTTAAATCTTTTCAGCCTCAAAACATAAAAGGAAAACTTTCTGTCAAAACTGATTTGTCAGTAAAGATGACCCAAGATGGCGATTTGGTTGATGATTCTGCCAAAGGGAATTTTCAATATGACATCAGTAATGGGTCACTCATTAATTTTAAACCAATAATGAAAGTAGGTAAGTATGCATTTCCAAACCGAAATGTAAGCCATATTGTTTTTAATGATTTATCAGGTAAAGCTTCGATAAATGGTAGTTTGGTGAATGTTGATTATTTTAAAGTAAGTTCGAATGTATTGAATTTTGACGTTGAAGGTGTTTATTCGTTCAAGAAAGGAACTCAATTGGGCTTGGTAATTCCTTTGAGAAATCCGGAGGATGATTATAAAATAAAAGACTTAAAAGAAAGGGAAGTCAAACGCTATAAAGGAGTGGTTGTTCGTTTGTTGGTTGTGGATGGTAAAAATGGAGAAATGAAAATTAAACTAGGAAGTATTCCAAAAGAAAAAAAAGCTAAAGTATGA
- a CDS encoding nuclear transport factor 2 family protein yields MRTLFLSLAVLTLVSFDSLNYKVFDEKEQVNRTLDAWHKAAAEAKAEIYFGMMTEDAIFIGTDPTENWDKKAFQAFAKPYFDKGKAWDFKAIERHIYFDKSGKLAWFDELLDTHMKICRGSGVLVKIGSEWKIKHYVLSMTIPNDNINEVVKIIAPIEDSLLKKILNKG; encoded by the coding sequence ATGAGAACATTATTTTTGAGTTTGGCGGTATTGACATTAGTTAGTTTTGATTCATTGAATTATAAAGTTTTTGATGAAAAAGAACAGGTGAATCGAACGCTTGATGCCTGGCACAAAGCGGCTGCTGAGGCTAAGGCCGAAATCTATTTTGGAATGATGACCGAAGATGCCATTTTTATCGGAACCGATCCAACCGAGAACTGGGATAAAAAAGCGTTTCAGGCATTTGCAAAGCCTTATTTTGACAAAGGAAAAGCGTGGGATTTTAAAGCAATTGAGCGTCATATTTACTTTGATAAATCAGGAAAATTGGCTTGGTTCGATGAGTTGTTGGACACTCACATGAAAATTTGCAGAGGTTCGGGAGTTTTGGTAAAAATAGGAAGCGAATGGAAAATCAAGCATTATGTTCTGTCGATGACTATCCCAAATGATAATATAAATGAAGTTGTCAAAATCATAGCTCCAATTGAAGATTCGTTGCTTAAAAAAATATTGAACAAGGGATAA
- the trmB gene encoding tRNA (guanosine(46)-N7)-methyltransferase TrmB codes for MGSKNKLKRFKENETFNNVFQPTREEVVGDLFPLRGKWNSDFFKNENPLVLELGCGKGEYSVGLAEKYPNKNFVGIDIKGARFWRGAKTAVETGLHNVAFVRTQIELINHIFAENEVDEIWITFPDPQIKYKRTKHRMTNSEFLKLYKKILKKDGVVNLKTDSEFMHGYTLGLLHGEGHEVLYANHNVYVNEGSPEEVTAFQTFYEKQYLEINKAITYIRFKIK; via the coding sequence GTGGGAAGTAAAAATAAATTAAAAAGGTTCAAGGAAAACGAAACATTCAATAATGTTTTTCAACCAACAAGAGAAGAGGTAGTGGGAGATTTGTTTCCGCTAAGAGGAAAGTGGAATTCAGATTTCTTTAAAAACGAAAATCCGTTAGTGCTGGAATTGGGTTGTGGAAAAGGAGAATATTCTGTTGGATTGGCCGAGAAATATCCCAATAAAAACTTTGTAGGAATCGATATTAAAGGAGCCCGTTTTTGGCGTGGTGCAAAAACTGCAGTTGAAACCGGATTACATAATGTGGCATTTGTAAGAACTCAAATTGAGTTGATCAATCATATTTTTGCCGAAAATGAAGTGGATGAAATTTGGATTACATTTCCGGATCCGCAAATAAAATACAAAAGAACGAAGCATAGAATGACGAATTCCGAATTCTTAAAATTGTACAAGAAGATTTTAAAGAAGGACGGAGTAGTTAATCTTAAAACCGATAGTGAGTTTATGCACGGTTATACATTAGGACTGCTTCATGGCGAAGGACATGAGGTTCTGTATGCCAATCATAATGTCTATGTAAACGAAGGAAGCCCTGAAGAAGTAACTGCTTTTCAGACTTTTTACGAAAAACAATATTTGGAAATTAACAAAGCGATTACGTATATACGTTTTAAAATCAAATAG
- a CDS encoding LysE family transporter has protein sequence MNLLPPFFIGFIVAAIGITPPGLINMTAAKVSLKDGRNEAISFAIGATVIVFFQTFLALLFADFINSHPDIISLLQEIGLFIFIGLTIYFFWNAKKPKLPKSEMKVRSKTNRFFLGMLLSALNLFPIPYYVFISITLSAYGYFSFLQSFIFTFVGGVVIGSFTVFYLYIEYFKKGEAKSSFLMNNGNYIIGSITGLVSILTLFKLINGYLG, from the coding sequence ATGAATCTACTTCCGCCTTTTTTTATAGGATTTATTGTAGCGGCAATCGGTATTACACCTCCCGGCTTGATTAATATGACTGCCGCAAAAGTGAGTTTGAAAGACGGTAGGAATGAAGCAATTTCTTTTGCTATAGGAGCAACGGTAATTGTTTTTTTTCAGACTTTTTTGGCTTTGCTTTTTGCTGATTTCATCAACAGCCATCCTGATATTATTAGTCTTCTTCAGGAAATAGGATTGTTCATATTCATTGGTTTGACTATTTATTTTTTTTGGAATGCCAAAAAACCAAAATTGCCTAAATCCGAAATGAAGGTACGCAGTAAAACGAATCGTTTTTTCTTAGGAATGTTGCTGTCTGCTTTGAATTTATTCCCCATTCCGTATTATGTTTTCATATCCATTACGCTTTCTGCTTATGGGTATTTTTCTTTTTTACAATCCTTTATTTTTACTTTTGTAGGCGGGGTGGTCATAGGGTCGTTCACAGTCTTTTATTTATATATTGAATACTTCAAAAAAGGAGAAGCAAAATCCTCTTTTTTAATGAATAATGGAAATTACATTATTGGTTCGATTACAGGCTTGGTTTCAATACTTACACTTTTCAAGCTTATTAACGGGTATCTTGGATAG
- a CDS encoding MGMT family protein, with translation MEASNDNFFERVYTVVKQIPYGKVTSYGAIAKVLGAARSARMVGWAMNAAHNLEEVPAHRVVNRKGMLTGKHHFDGTNLMQQLLESEGVVIENNQIVNFEDVFWEPEIEL, from the coding sequence ATGGAAGCATCAAACGATAATTTTTTCGAAAGAGTTTATACTGTGGTTAAGCAAATTCCCTACGGAAAAGTTACTTCCTATGGAGCTATTGCCAAAGTATTGGGAGCTGCGCGTTCGGCCAGAATGGTAGGTTGGGCGATGAATGCGGCACATAATCTTGAGGAGGTTCCTGCACATCGGGTGGTGAACAGAAAAGGGATGCTTACTGGTAAACATCATTTTGATGGTACTAATCTGATGCAGCAATTACTGGAAAGCGAAGGTGTTGTTATAGAGAATAACCAAATAGTTAATTTTGAGGATGTTTTTTGGGAACCCGAAATAGAGTTGTAA
- a CDS encoding Mrp/NBP35 family ATP-binding protein, whose protein sequence is MKIDKKDILKALETITVAGEGKNMVESGAVANVITFGDEVVVDLVLHTPAMHIKKRAEDDIKKVIHELVSPDAQIKVNIKVEVPEKNEIKGKAIPGIKNIIAVASGKGGVGKSTVTANLAVTLSKMGFNVGVLDADIYGPSMPIMFDVETAKPISVEVNGKSKMKPIESYGVKMLSIGFFTSPSQAVIWRGPMASKALNQMIFDADWGELDFMLIDLPPGTGDIHLSIMQSLPVTGAVVVSTPQAVALADAKKGVSMFMSEAINVPVLGIIENMAYFTPEELPNNKYYIFGKEGAKDLAQDLGVAFLGEVPIVQSIREAGDYGHPAALQTGTVIENVFEEITRNVVSEVINRNENLEPTEAIKITTMAGCSAVKK, encoded by the coding sequence ATGAAAATAGATAAAAAAGATATCCTTAAGGCATTAGAAACGATTACTGTTGCTGGAGAAGGTAAAAATATGGTAGAAAGCGGAGCGGTTGCAAACGTAATTACTTTTGGAGATGAGGTTGTTGTGGATTTGGTGTTACATACGCCGGCAATGCATATCAAGAAAAGAGCCGAAGACGATATCAAGAAAGTGATTCACGAATTGGTTTCTCCTGATGCCCAAATTAAAGTAAACATTAAAGTTGAAGTTCCGGAAAAGAATGAAATCAAAGGGAAAGCCATTCCTGGAATAAAAAATATTATTGCTGTTGCCTCTGGAAAAGGAGGGGTAGGGAAATCGACCGTTACAGCAAATTTGGCGGTAACATTGTCAAAGATGGGATTTAATGTAGGGGTTTTAGATGCTGATATTTATGGACCTTCTATGCCAATCATGTTTGATGTTGAAACTGCAAAACCAATTTCGGTTGAAGTTAACGGAAAATCAAAAATGAAACCGATTGAAAGTTACGGCGTGAAAATGCTTTCCATCGGATTTTTTACCTCGCCAAGCCAAGCCGTTATTTGGAGAGGACCAATGGCTTCCAAAGCGTTAAACCAAATGATTTTTGACGCTGATTGGGGAGAATTGGATTTTATGTTGATCGATTTGCCACCGGGAACAGGAGATATCCATTTGTCAATTATGCAGTCATTGCCGGTTACCGGTGCAGTTGTGGTAAGTACACCGCAAGCAGTTGCATTGGCCGATGCCAAAAAAGGAGTTTCGATGTTCATGTCTGAAGCTATAAATGTTCCTGTTTTGGGAATCATAGAAAACATGGCCTATTTCACACCGGAAGAATTGCCAAACAATAAATACTACATTTTTGGAAAAGAGGGAGCCAAAGATCTTGCACAAGATTTAGGGGTTGCTTTCCTTGGGGAAGTGCCAATTGTTCAGTCTATTCGCGAAGCAGGAGATTACGGACATCCAGCTGCATTGCAAACAGGAACTGTTATTGAAAATGTTTTTGAGGAGATAACACGAAATGTAGTTAGCGAGGTTATTAACAGAAATGAAAATTTGGAGCCTACTGAGGCAATAAAAATTACTACAATGGCTGGTTGCTCAGCTGTTAAAAAATAG
- a CDS encoding NifU family protein: MKTEELKNNVLKALDEIRPFLNSDGGDIKLISIDEGKHVKVRLEGACTSCSVNQMTLKAGVETTIKKYAPQIETVINVL; this comes from the coding sequence ATGAAAACAGAAGAACTAAAAAATAACGTTTTAAAAGCGCTGGATGAAATTCGACCTTTCTTGAATTCGGATGGTGGCGATATAAAACTTATTTCAATTGACGAAGGAAAGCACGTGAAAGTGCGTCTTGAAGGGGCTTGTACGAGTTGCAGTGTAAATCAAATGACGTTGAAAGCAGGTGTTGAGACAACTATTAAAAAGTACGCTCCTCAAATAGAGACGGTTATTAATGTGTTGTAA
- a CDS encoding 2Fe-2S iron-sulfur cluster-binding protein codes for MDVLIKIKDREGVVHELQAPTDMAMNIMELCKAYELPVEGTCGGMAMCASCQCYVLNDVPLPEMGDDEEAMLSEAFYVKSNSRLGCQIPITESLEGLELELAPEN; via the coding sequence ATGGACGTTTTAATAAAAATTAAAGATAGAGAAGGAGTAGTTCATGAATTGCAAGCGCCAACAGATATGGCGATGAATATAATGGAATTGTGTAAAGCCTATGAGCTTCCGGTTGAAGGAACCTGCGGCGGAATGGCAATGTGTGCATCTTGCCAATGTTATGTTCTTAATGATGTGCCACTTCCTGAAATGGGAGACGATGAAGAAGCAATGCTTTCGGAAGCTTTTTACGTAAAATCCAACAGTCGTTTAGGTTGTCAAATTCCAATAACCGAAAGCCTTGAAGGTTTAGAATTGGAGTTAGCTCCTGAAAATTAG